TAATATACATATTTATAAGCCACAAAAGCACCTACACACAAAGGGAATTTGTATGTAGGTGTCATTGTTAGTATGCTTATTCAATGCCTACTTAAACTTTTGTTAATGCTTGTTCTAAATCGTTAATGATATCATCAATATTTTCTGTCCCAATAGATAAACGAACTAGTTCAGGAAGTACACCAGACGCTTGACGTTCTTCTTCTGATAATTGTAAGTGGGTCGTACTTGCAGGATGGATAACTAATGATTTAGAATCACCGACATTTGCTAAATGTGAGAATAGATGCAAGCCATCTACGAAATTTGAGATTTCGTTAACAGTGCCATCAATACCAAATGTTAATATAGCACCTTGACCGTTTGGTAAATAGTGTTGTGCTAAACTATGGTAAGGATTATCTTCTAATCCTGGATAATTTACCCACGTTACTTTAGGATGTTCATTTAAATATTGAGCGACCCGCAATGCATTTTCAGAATGTCGCTGCATGCGTAAATGTAACGTCTCTAAGCCGATTAAAAATTCATGAACATTAAATGGTGATACTGCAGAACCTAAGTCACGTAATAATTGAACTCGTGCTTTTGTGATATAGGCAGCAGCTCCAACATCATTTACATAAGAAATACCGTGATAACTTTCGTCTGGTTCAACTAAACCAGGATACTTGCCGTTATTCCAGTTGAAATTACCACTATCAACGATGACGCCGCCAATAGATGTACCGTGACCACCGATAAATTTAGTAGCTGAATGAACGATAATATCCGCACCAAATTCGAATGGTCTTAATAAATAAGGCGTAGGGAATGTGTTATCAACAATTAAAGGTAGTTCGTTAGCATGGGCAATTTTGGCTACGGCTTCAATATCTAGTACATCAATACGAGGGTTACCAATCGTTTCAGCATATACTGCTTTTGTTTTATCATTAATCGCTTGTTTAAA
The Staphylococcus kloosii genome window above contains:
- a CDS encoding homocysteine synthase, yielding MSEQKWHLDTLSIHAGQEVDDFSKSRAVPIYQTSSYTFDDTNHAQSLFSLAENGNIYTRIMNPTQNVLEERLTALEGGVGALATSSGQAAIHLALLNIVETGDEIVASSNLYGGTYNLLNVTFKKLGIKVHFVDPSNPENFKQAINDKTKAVYAETIGNPRIDVLDIEAVAKIAHANELPLIVDNTFPTPYLLRPFEFGADIIVHSATKFIGGHGTSIGGVIVDSGNFNWNNGKYPGLVEPDESYHGISYVNDVGAAAYITKARVQLLRDLGSAVSPFNVHEFLIGLETLHLRMQRHSENALRVAQYLNEHPKVTWVNYPGLEDNPYHSLAQHYLPNGQGAILTFGIDGTVNEISNFVDGLHLFSHLANVGDSKSLVIHPASTTHLQLSEEERQASGVLPELVRLSIGTENIDDIINDLEQALTKV